A genomic window from Pseudovibrio sp. Tun.PSC04-5.I4 includes:
- a CDS encoding Tn3 family transposase produces MAHRTILTERQRATLFGLPTDEASLLRHYTLADDDLEYIQTRRRAHNRFGFALQLCALRFPGRLLTPGEVIPEEISQFLAAQLNLKPYDLMEYAAREETRHEHLAALRSIYGYKMFSGRAARELKVWLAGEAEVAHSNEDLVKRFIKVCRHTQIILPSMTTVERLCADALVAAERRIETRIVERLTNVMKEQLDALLTENVEGRVSRFIWLRQFEVGKNSADINRLLDRLEFLQGVELPLDVVSSVPPHQITRLRRQGERYFTDGLRDISSDRRLAILAVCVLEWRAAIADAVVETHDRIVGKTWRDAARVCDSQIKDAKASLRETMRSFEELGAALLEAKEENAPLDPAVATACGWHNLKGLVAMAAQLNKTISAEPLAYVIHGYHRFRRYAPRMLRALDIKAASVVEPLMAAASIIQENRVIEERPITFLRRSSKWLRHLKTAAPDTHRLWEVAVMSHLRDAFRSGDIWLAHSRRYGDLKQALVSIESAKASSRLTVPFDPEEWLNDRKIRMADGLKRLAIAAKTGAIPGGNIENGILKLDRLSADVPTEADELVLDLYRRLPDVRITDMLLEVDKATGFTDAFTHLRTGAPCKDRIGLLNVLLAEGLNLGLSKMAEATNTHDYFQLSRLSRWHIESDAINRALAMVIKAQSALPMARYWGAGTTASSDGQFFPTTRQGEAMNLINAKYGNEPGLKAYTHVSNQFGPFATQNIPATVSEAPFILDGLLMNETGRNIKEQYADTGGFTDHVFAVTSLLGYRFIPRIRDLPSKRLYVFDPTGVPKELKGLIGGKVREGTIEVNWPDILRSAATMEAGVMPPSKLLRKFAAHPRQHDLAIALREVGRVERTLFIIEWVLDTSMQRRAQIGLNKGESHHALKNALRIGRQGEIRDRTTEGQHYRMAGLNLLAAIIIYWNTDQLGKAVAQRKRRGLDCSPELLAHISPLGWAHILITGEYRWPKR; encoded by the coding sequence ATGGCACACCGCACCATCTTAACAGAACGCCAACGCGCAACCTTATTCGGCTTGCCCACCGACGAAGCCTCGTTACTTCGCCACTACACATTGGCTGATGATGACCTCGAGTACATTCAAACACGACGTCGGGCCCACAATCGCTTCGGTTTTGCTCTGCAGCTTTGCGCTTTACGTTTTCCAGGACGATTACTTACTCCCGGTGAAGTGATCCCCGAGGAAATATCCCAGTTTCTTGCTGCGCAACTTAATCTGAAGCCCTATGACCTGATGGAGTACGCGGCCCGTGAGGAGACGCGTCATGAACACCTCGCCGCTCTGCGATCAATCTACGGCTACAAAATGTTTTCCGGGCGAGCCGCACGCGAGCTGAAGGTTTGGCTTGCCGGCGAGGCTGAGGTGGCGCACTCCAATGAGGACTTGGTGAAGCGATTCATAAAGGTGTGCCGGCACACGCAAATCATCTTACCAAGTATGACCACGGTTGAGCGCCTATGCGCTGATGCCCTAGTCGCCGCTGAACGGAGGATTGAAACACGTATCGTTGAACGCTTGACTAATGTGATGAAAGAACAGCTTGATGCTCTTCTTACCGAAAACGTAGAGGGTCGGGTCAGTCGGTTTATCTGGCTGCGCCAATTTGAGGTTGGCAAGAACTCGGCGGACATCAACCGGTTGTTGGATAGGCTAGAGTTTCTGCAGGGTGTTGAGTTGCCTCTTGATGTGGTGAGCAGCGTTCCTCCCCATCAGATTACCCGCCTGCGTCGACAGGGTGAACGCTATTTTACAGACGGCTTGCGGGATATTTCCAGTGATCGGAGGCTCGCTATTTTGGCGGTTTGTGTTTTGGAATGGCGTGCTGCCATAGCAGATGCCGTTGTGGAAACCCATGATCGTATTGTGGGCAAAACCTGGCGAGATGCAGCAAGGGTATGTGATTCACAGATCAAGGATGCCAAGGCATCTCTGCGAGAGACTATGCGTTCTTTTGAAGAGTTAGGCGCGGCGTTGCTGGAAGCAAAAGAGGAAAATGCACCACTTGATCCGGCAGTCGCAACCGCTTGTGGATGGCACAACCTCAAAGGCCTTGTCGCCATGGCCGCACAGTTGAACAAAACGATATCGGCAGAACCATTGGCGTATGTCATTCATGGCTATCATCGATTTAGGCGTTATGCGCCGCGAATGCTGCGTGCGTTAGATATCAAGGCGGCATCGGTTGTGGAACCGCTGATGGCTGCGGCCAGTATTATTCAGGAAAATAGAGTCATAGAAGAAAGGCCCATAACCTTTCTGCGACGGAGTTCAAAGTGGCTCCGGCATCTCAAGACCGCTGCCCCTGACACTCACCGCTTGTGGGAAGTGGCTGTGATGTCCCACCTGCGCGATGCCTTTCGGTCTGGCGATATCTGGCTGGCGCACTCTCGGCGCTACGGTGATTTAAAGCAAGCTTTGGTATCGATTGAATCCGCGAAGGCCTCATCCCGCCTGACTGTACCGTTCGATCCTGAGGAGTGGCTGAATGATCGAAAGATACGTATGGCTGACGGGCTAAAACGCTTGGCTATTGCCGCCAAAACGGGTGCCATTCCAGGAGGAAATATTGAGAATGGCATCCTGAAACTAGATCGTTTGTCTGCCGACGTCCCCACTGAGGCAGATGAACTCGTCCTTGATCTCTATCGGCGGCTGCCGGATGTGCGAATTACCGATATGCTGTTGGAAGTGGACAAGGCCACTGGCTTTACAGATGCTTTTACCCATCTGCGCACGGGAGCACCCTGCAAAGACAGGATTGGGCTGCTCAATGTGCTGCTCGCAGAAGGGCTTAATCTTGGCCTCAGCAAAATGGCAGAAGCCACCAACACACATGATTATTTCCAGCTATCGCGCCTATCTCGTTGGCATATAGAAAGTGACGCCATCAATAGGGCACTGGCTATGGTGATAAAAGCACAATCTGCCTTACCCATGGCCCGGTATTGGGGCGCAGGCACAACCGCATCCAGTGATGGCCAGTTCTTCCCAACAACTCGGCAAGGAGAGGCTATGAACCTCATCAACGCGAAGTACGGCAATGAGCCAGGACTGAAAGCCTACACCCATGTATCCAATCAGTTTGGCCCCTTTGCCACCCAAAATATCCCAGCGACTGTGAGTGAAGCGCCGTTCATTCTTGATGGTTTGTTGATGAATGAAACTGGCAGAAACATCAAAGAACAATACGCTGATACCGGCGGGTTCACTGACCATGTCTTTGCAGTCACATCCCTTCTGGGGTATCGGTTTATCCCTCGCATTCGAGATCTGCCATCAAAACGTTTGTATGTATTTGATCCAACCGGCGTTCCTAAAGAATTGAAGGGGTTGATTGGTGGTAAAGTCCGCGAAGGCACAATTGAGGTCAACTGGCCAGACATTTTGCGCAGCGCAGCTACCATGGAGGCTGGGGTCATGCCTCCCAGTAAGCTCCTGCGAAAGTTCGCCGCCCATCCCAGACAGCATGATCTGGCTATCGCCCTTCGTGAAGTGGGACGGGTTGAACGGACACTTTTTATAATTGAATGGGTGCTTGATACAAGTATGCAGCGCCGTGCTCAGATTGGGTTAAACAAAGGTGAATCTCACCACGCCTTAAAGAATGCGCTGAGGATCGGGCGTCAGGGTGAAATCCGTGATCGTACGACAGAAGGTCAACACTACAGAATGGCTGGCCTCAACTTGCTTGCCGCCATCATAATCTATTGGAATACTGACCAGCTTGGTAAGGCCGTTGCACAACGAAAACGTAGGGGCCTGGACTGTTCACCAGAGCTTCTAGCGCACATCTCACCCCTTGGGTGGGCCCACATTCTAATTACAGGCGAGTACAGATGGCCAAAACGCTAA
- a CDS encoding recombinase family protein: MLIGYARISKADGSQSLDLQHDALILNGVDVANCYSDRAPGKKEARPELEACLKALREGDTLVIWKLDRLGRSLHHLVNTVNDLSKRGVGLKVLTGTGAQIDTATSAGRLSFGIFAALADFESDLIRERTMAGLAAARARGRKGGRKFALSKTQVRMAQAAMKNRGTSVADLCKELGVKPVTLYRYVDPNGNLRDYGKRVLSS, encoded by the coding sequence ATGCTGATCGGCTATGCTCGGATCTCAAAAGCTGATGGTAGTCAGTCGCTTGACTTGCAACACGATGCGCTGATTTTAAACGGGGTTGACGTGGCCAATTGCTATTCAGATCGTGCGCCAGGCAAGAAAGAGGCCCGCCCAGAGCTTGAGGCGTGCCTAAAAGCCTTGCGAGAAGGCGATACCCTTGTGATTTGGAAATTAGATCGCCTTGGGCGCAGCCTGCACCACCTCGTCAACACTGTGAATGATCTGTCGAAACGCGGTGTGGGCCTTAAGGTGTTAACCGGCACGGGTGCGCAGATCGATACAGCAACGTCAGCAGGCCGCTTATCATTCGGTATATTTGCGGCGTTGGCAGACTTTGAAAGCGATTTGATCCGCGAACGAACAATGGCCGGCTTAGCCGCTGCCCGAGCACGAGGCAGAAAAGGTGGCCGCAAATTTGCACTTTCTAAAACTCAGGTTCGTATGGCCCAAGCCGCAATGAAAAATCGGGGTACATCTGTTGCCGATCTTTGCAAGGAACTGGGCGTGAAACCAGTCACTCTATACAGATACGTCGATCCAAATGGAAATCTAAGAGACTATGGAAAACGAGTCCTAAGCTCTTAG
- a CDS encoding 3'-5' exonuclease translates to MQIAWAIDYIHSNVDLANETVAFLKPEGGEWFKTIKNELNSAGIGFVNMQQNPDWPEGSDNVAISTFHSAKGLEYDHVIILGFNHKIRILAMRR, encoded by the coding sequence ATGCAGATTGCTTGGGCGATTGATTACATTCATTCAAATGTTGACCTTGCAAATGAAACGGTTGCATTCTTGAAGCCCGAGGGAGGTGAGTGGTTCAAGACAATCAAAAACGAACTCAACTCTGCGGGCATTGGCTTTGTCAATATGCAACAGAACCCTGACTGGCCTGAAGGCAGCGACAATGTCGCGATTTCGACATTTCACTCCGCAAAAGGGCTTGAGTACGACCATGTGATCATTCTCGGTTTCAATCACAAAATACGCATTTTGGCGATGAGGAGATGA
- a CDS encoding ADP-ribosylglycohydrolase family protein — protein MLSLLHTPENITDALVQSANELESDTDTIATMAGALLGALTKHEPTWKIQDLGYLKSEAHRMADIARGADAISFSYQMFLSGNHQQTNQMLLFCGKMCSHLPVLVSWRFMKRISFWKLGLAMVLSTLWAKCASKEACENLLICK, from the coding sequence GTGCTCTCACTGTTGCACACCCCAGAAAATATCACGGATGCGCTTGTCCAGTCTGCAAACGAGTTGGAAAGCGATACCGATACAATTGCAACGATGGCTGGAGCACTTCTGGGTGCTTTGACAAAGCATGAACCGACTTGGAAAATTCAAGACCTCGGTTATCTTAAATCGGAAGCCCATCGGATGGCTGATATCGCGCGAGGAGCGGATGCAATAAGTTTTTCTTACCAGATGTTTCTGAGTGGGAACCACCAGCAAACCAATCAGATGCTGTTGTTCTGTGGAAAGATGTGCTCGCACTTACCGGTATTGGTGAGTTGGAGGTTCATGAAAAGAATATCCTTCTGGAAGCTCGGTTTGGCAATGGTTTTATCTACCCTTTGGGCAAAGTGTGCTAGCAAAGAGGCGTGCGAAAATTTACTCATCTGTAAATGA
- a CDS encoding phosphotransferase, whose product MVVEIFRLRQQGHNAFVFQGVAVHCIKGYDPAYIKREALCRCLPRTVFQALIEEPLGCVEYDDGLVLVEREGRLIDKTINDHLHALGQLLSILHTAPVAELDIEGFKNDLLSTSRYCPRRIWDALCAPLISNLRGLKVSERLFESLNFAESVREDPICLVHGGLHDRNMLLFDGRLRLIDWSSARIDHPFVDLSQFIISSALSPSQAHTFLSAYIPSTPLTELIAFIRLNIVWNILYMPFHPTYLQSQRIWLQEDPEFNQALCTAGLLS is encoded by the coding sequence GTGGTGGTGGAAATTTTTCGACTGCGGCAGCAGGGGCATAACGCATTCGTTTTTCAAGGTGTAGCAGTACACTGTATCAAGGGTTACGATCCGGCATATATAAAACGCGAAGCGCTGTGCCGGTGTCTCCCACGAACGGTGTTCCAAGCACTTATCGAAGAGCCGCTTGGTTGTGTTGAATACGATGATGGCCTAGTTCTAGTGGAGCGCGAAGGCAGGCTGATTGATAAGACGATCAACGATCATCTTCACGCACTTGGTCAGTTGTTATCAATATTGCATACCGCCCCTGTAGCTGAGCTAGATATAGAGGGTTTTAAGAACGATTTACTCTCCACATCGCGCTACTGCCCGCGACGAATATGGGATGCGCTTTGCGCGCCGCTAATATCTAATCTACGCGGACTAAAGGTTTCTGAGCGACTTTTCGAGTCTCTGAATTTTGCTGAATCTGTACGAGAAGACCCAATTTGCTTGGTTCATGGTGGGCTGCATGACCGAAACATGCTGTTGTTCGATGGTCGGTTGCGACTGATCGACTGGAGTAGCGCACGTATTGATCACCCATTTGTGGATCTCTCGCAGTTCATCATTAGTTCCGCGCTTAGCCCCAGTCAGGCTCATACCTTCCTAAGCGCTTACATACCCTCAACCCCTCTGACCGAACTTATCGCTTTCATTCGGCTCAATATCGTCTGGAATATTCTCTATATGCCATTTCATCCCACGTATTTACAAAGTCAGAGAATCTGGTTGCAGGAAGACCCTGAGTTCAATCAGGCTCTGTGCACTGCGGGATTACTATCTTGA
- a CDS encoding helix-turn-helix domain-containing protein, with amino-acid sequence MTMNCNVASFRKLTPAIIASQNLAMANDIVETTKAEVSIAIKKAAPALGIDGTDYHVLDILIGLSAAADWLPNRRPLVGPMGT; translated from the coding sequence ATGACTATGAATTGTAATGTTGCGTCGTTTCGCAAACTGACGCCTGCTATCATCGCCAGTCAGAATTTGGCAATGGCAAATGATATTGTTGAAACCACCAAAGCCGAAGTCTCAATCGCGATTAAAAAGGCTGCCCCTGCTCTGGGCATCGATGGAACCGACTATCATGTTCTTGATATTCTAATTGGCTTGTCGGCTGCTGCTGATTGGCTACCCAACCGCCGCCCGCTGGTTGGCCCTATGGGCACATAG
- a CDS encoding UvrD-helicase domain-containing protein, which translates to MKHLGRITASSEQLKLFSANQSGAELIRGSAGSGKTTTALLRLTSLANMLRARKDRVEDDSPVRVLLLTFNRTLAGYVRDLAEFQVIDQSHHIEICTFAKWAMNNTGVTKISANCRTTLKQLASGFSGLDASYVDQEAEYLLGRFEPDNLEKYINTERSGRGVKPRVGAGLRRKILDEVVYPYLQYLDDEKLVDWNLLAIKMRHEVSCLGYDIAIVDESQDFSANQIRAIKHHLADDHSATFVIDTAQRIYARGFTWVEAGIDVTGNRSHRLHETIETRRKSLLLHLVSCKAFLWIPTVFYLT; encoded by the coding sequence ATGAAACACTTGGGGCGCATTACGGCTTCATCGGAACAGCTAAAATTATTTAGCGCAAACCAGTCCGGCGCAGAACTAATACGGGGCTCTGCGGGAAGTGGTAAAACCACAACTGCATTGCTCAGATTGACTTCGTTGGCCAACATGCTGCGAGCAAGGAAAGATCGTGTCGAAGATGATAGCCCCGTCCGAGTTCTTTTGCTCACCTTTAACAGAACGTTGGCTGGATATGTTCGGGATTTAGCTGAATTTCAAGTGATCGACCAAAGTCACCATATTGAAATTTGCACCTTTGCAAAGTGGGCGATGAACAATACTGGTGTTACAAAGATTTCAGCAAATTGTCGTACTACGCTTAAACAACTGGCAAGTGGATTTAGTGGCCTAGATGCATCTTACGTTGATCAAGAAGCTGAATATCTTCTTGGTAGATTCGAACCGGATAATCTTGAAAAATACATAAACACGGAGCGCAGTGGTCGTGGTGTAAAGCCACGTGTTGGAGCAGGCCTCAGACGTAAAATTCTCGACGAGGTTGTTTACCCATATTTGCAGTATCTTGATGATGAAAAATTGGTGGACTGGAACCTGCTGGCCATAAAGATGCGCCATGAGGTGTCCTGCCTTGGATATGACATTGCCATTGTTGACGAGAGTCAAGATTTTTCTGCAAATCAAATTAGAGCAATTAAGCATCATTTGGCCGATGATCATTCTGCAACGTTTGTGATCGACACCGCACAACGAATATATGCGCGAGGCTTTACCTGGGTTGAGGCAGGCATTGATGTTACAGGCAATCGGTCTCATCGCCTGCATGAAACCATCGAAACACGAAGGAAATCGCTGCTTTTGCATCTGGTATCTTGCAAGGCATTTCTGTGGATACCGACGGTGTTTTACCTGACCTAA
- a CDS encoding recombinase family protein, protein MIFGYVRVSTEEQNLRMQEQALQEAGCEEILADRGVRGNAVVKPQLARLLDKARDGDTIVVWRLDRLSRSLQDLLALMEDLEQRGLHLHSIKEQVDTNSPGGMLYFHMVGAFAQFERDVIRERTRSGLESAKLAGVKLGRPQKLTDEQWQALRPHITLHPDNNGKWQGIAKAATLAGVSRSSIYHRLQLEAQSLSDD, encoded by the coding sequence ATGATTTTTGGCTATGTTCGTGTCTCTACCGAAGAGCAGAATCTAAGAATGCAAGAGCAAGCTTTGCAGGAGGCTGGCTGCGAAGAAATTCTAGCTGACAGAGGGGTGAGGGGCAATGCTGTTGTCAAACCTCAGCTCGCGCGCCTTCTCGATAAAGCACGAGACGGGGATACCATTGTCGTTTGGCGGCTGGACCGTCTTTCCCGATCCCTGCAAGACCTCCTTGCTTTGATGGAGGATCTGGAGCAGCGTGGTTTGCATCTACACTCCATTAAGGAACAGGTTGATACGAATAGCCCAGGCGGAATGCTCTACTTTCATATGGTGGGAGCATTTGCGCAATTTGAGCGTGACGTAATTCGCGAGCGTACTCGGTCAGGCTTGGAGAGTGCCAAGCTTGCGGGTGTGAAGCTTGGCAGGCCGCAAAAGCTAACCGACGAGCAGTGGCAGGCTTTAAGGCCACACATAACACTTCATCCAGATAACAACGGGAAGTGGCAAGGCATCGCGAAAGCAGCAACGCTAGCTGGGGTCAGCAGATCTTCAATCTACCATCGCCTGCAATTGGAAGCGCAATCACTCAGTGATGACTAA
- a CDS encoding ADP-ribosylglycohydrolase family protein has translation MRDHIENAPVTLHSQPDYERAVTNSALWAAAGDAIGWMTELSRGPGGVKHRTGQATVSEPIAWLRLIGGRNGVKVDLPAGTYSDDTQLRLCVSRAIRGNGVFDVEAFAKIEMTAWQGYCLGAGVGSKAAAAKPV, from the coding sequence TTGAGAGATCATATCGAAAATGCTCCAGTTACCTTGCACAGTCAGCCTGACTACGAGCGCGCGGTGACTAATTCTGCCCTCTGGGCGGCAGCAGGCGATGCGATTGGTTGGATGACTGAACTTTCTAGAGGCCCAGGTGGCGTGAAACATAGAACAGGCCAAGCGACCGTCTCTGAGCCAATCGCTTGGCTGCGGCTAATAGGAGGACGAAATGGTGTTAAGGTCGATTTGCCGGCGGGCACCTATTCAGATGACACCCAGCTCAGGCTTTGTGTTTCCCGAGCTATTCGCGGCAATGGCGTTTTTGACGTGGAAGCTTTCGCAAAAATTGAAATGACTGCTTGGCAAGGGTACTGCTTGGGTGCTGGCGTTGGTTCCAAAGCAGCAGCAGCCAAACCTGTCTAA
- a CDS encoding ADP-ribosylglycohydrolase family protein, which produces MLALVPKQQQPNLSKRGVNWFSNFFATDRQRYTMAGGNGAAMRVQPHVWSAKGTLDEMILRVMRDSIVTHGHPHGFCGAVFHALCLWGTMVNREIPSILEAKQFIAYMDKLPGIIDRDNELGSIWRPSWNENPIRALKKLFRSFKKKRFMTSRW; this is translated from the coding sequence GTGCTGGCGTTGGTTCCAAAGCAGCAGCAGCCAAACCTGTCTAAGCGAGGCGTAAATTGGTTTTCAAATTTCTTTGCTACTGATCGCCAAAGATATACCATGGCTGGCGGCAACGGTGCAGCCATGCGGGTTCAGCCTCATGTTTGGAGCGCAAAAGGTACTCTTGATGAAATGATCCTTCGTGTCATGCGTGACTCGATTGTTACACATGGGCATCCTCATGGTTTCTGCGGCGCTGTTTTTCACGCTTTGTGCCTTTGGGGAACAATGGTCAATCGTGAGATTCCATCAATTTTAGAAGCAAAGCAATTCATTGCCTACATGGATAAATTGCCCGGTATTATCGACAGAGATAACGAGCTTGGTTCTATCTGGAGGCCATCATGGAACGAGAATCCCATCAGAGCTTTGAAGAAGCTATTCAGAAGTTTCAAGAAGAAGCGTTTCATGACATCTCGCTGGTAG
- a CDS encoding glycosyltransferase family 2 protein — MSTLIFTLTILLSTVVVINILRAWRSISYLQSTAKNTSDSTPTNGSTCGKKIVVVIPALLERDRLPGTITYFLNNMRSLHSLKIVICTTAREPYKPGSGQSTYDLVQEMISHNPQQGLHLVHDPRQNGSMAHQINFAFTEMRRTRMIGDDDYIAIYNADSRPHPATMRWVYSQIINQNTFDVFQQSALFIRNFNDLNGILAKANALYQSFWTLSHEIPRLLNQSHGFQFQKRFYNAHCVGHGLFIRAELYETLGGLPEDTLTEDLNFGFRLRAMGKNISPIPYLENADAPSTYRAAFRQKKIWFWGPMLYPYYWLQHLRARRTHRFRATVIALQGWLSAWRWLAAGPTVALLFSTTVMVGPSAEMLWPWQPLQPSAFLRR; from the coding sequence TTGAGCACACTGATCTTTACACTCACTATTTTATTATCCACTGTGGTCGTGATTAATATATTGCGTGCATGGCGTTCTATCTCTTATCTTCAGTCCACAGCGAAGAATACATCAGATAGCACGCCTACCAACGGTTCTACATGCGGCAAGAAGATTGTTGTCGTGATCCCGGCATTGTTGGAGCGTGATCGCTTGCCGGGGACGATAACGTATTTTCTCAATAACATGAGATCACTACACTCGCTTAAAATAGTCATCTGCACCACTGCAAGAGAGCCCTACAAACCTGGTTCCGGTCAGTCAACGTATGACCTTGTGCAGGAAATGATTAGTCATAATCCGCAGCAAGGTCTACACTTGGTCCATGATCCGCGCCAGAATGGATCAATGGCGCATCAGATTAATTTTGCCTTTACAGAGATGCGACGCACAAGGATGATAGGCGACGACGATTACATCGCAATATACAACGCTGATTCTCGCCCTCACCCGGCGACAATGCGCTGGGTTTACTCTCAGATTATCAATCAAAATACATTTGATGTCTTTCAACAATCTGCACTATTTATAAGAAACTTCAATGATTTAAATGGTATTTTGGCCAAGGCAAACGCGCTTTACCAAAGCTTCTGGACACTTAGCCATGAAATTCCTCGGTTGCTCAACCAATCTCATGGGTTCCAATTTCAAAAGCGGTTTTACAATGCGCATTGTGTAGGTCACGGTTTGTTTATTCGGGCTGAGCTCTACGAAACGTTGGGTGGGTTGCCCGAAGATACTCTCACTGAGGACTTAAATTTTGGTTTCCGCTTGCGGGCAATGGGTAAGAATATTTCGCCCATTCCCTATCTCGAGAACGCCGATGCTCCATCGACCTATCGCGCTGCGTTTCGGCAAAAAAAGATCTGGTTCTGGGGACCGATGTTGTACCCATATTACTGGCTGCAACACCTGCGCGCGCGGCGAACGCATAGATTCCGCGCTACGGTAATCGCACTTCAAGGCTGGCTTAGTGCTTGGCGATGGCTGGCGGCAGGTCCGACTGTAGCACTCCTGTTTAGCACCACCGTTATGGTTGGGCCATCAGCAGAAATGTTATGGCCTTGGCAGCCATTGCAGCCTTCTGCCTTTCTGCGCCGCTGA
- a CDS encoding recombinase family protein — MYARVSTSDQSCDRQVAELTAFAQRGDYDVISIFKETASGISENRHGSKTAVFS; from the coding sequence ATCTACGCTCGGGTTTCCACATCAGACCAATCCTGTGATCGGCAGGTCGCAGAACTGACGGCGTTTGCGCAGCGCGGTGATTATGACGTCATTAGCATCTTCAAAGAAACGGCTTCAGGAATCTCCGAAAACCGGCATGGTTCAAAAACAGCAGTTTTTAGTTAA
- a CDS encoding recombinase family protein, whose product MSRIGYARTSTTDQNLEAQVLALEAAGCHLIRSEQKSGASLKERIELQTILDFIHPSETLVVTRIDRLARSMHDLQVIARRLQDKGAHLFATEQPIDTSTAAGKAFFDMLGVFAEFETNLRRERQAEGIAAAKTRGAYKGRPPQIDTKKIEVRLAAGQSPTEIARELGVSRGTVYKVKNR is encoded by the coding sequence ATGTCTCGCATCGGTTACGCTCGCACCTCTACCACCGATCAGAATCTGGAAGCGCAAGTTCTTGCATTGGAAGCAGCTGGGTGTCATCTGATCCGCTCGGAACAGAAGAGCGGGGCTTCTCTCAAAGAGCGTATTGAGTTGCAGACAATCCTGGACTTTATCCATCCGAGCGAAACTCTGGTGGTCACCCGCATTGATCGGCTTGCCCGGTCTATGCATGACCTGCAAGTTATTGCACGGCGCTTGCAAGACAAGGGTGCTCATTTGTTTGCGACTGAGCAGCCTATCGACACCTCAACGGCTGCCGGCAAAGCTTTCTTCGATATGCTCGGTGTCTTTGCAGAGTTCGAAACCAATCTGCGCCGCGAGCGACAAGCAGAAGGCATTGCGGCGGCAAAGACAAGAGGTGCTTACAAAGGCCGCCCGCCACAGATTGATACAAAGAAGATTGAAGTGCGGCTTGCTGCTGGCCAGAGCCCAACGGAGATTGCCCGAGAGCTCGGCGTCTCTCGAGGAACAGTTTACAAGGTAAAGAACCGATGA